Part of the Spirochaetales bacterium genome, ATTGAAATGTTTGTTATCTGTTTATTATAAAGTGACTTACATATTTAAGCCGGGTTTTGGCGCTTTTCTCAAAAAGCAAACTGTTTTATGACATTTAATATAATTGTCTATATTGAAACAAGTTAGTGATAATTAAAACTGTATGTGAGAAATCCGCACTAACAGGGCACTTCCAGTCTCACCGCTGTTCCGCCGCCCTTTTCGGATACGATCGAAAGTGTTCCCTGAAGAAGATGCGCCCGCTCTTCCATACCCATAATGCCCACTTTACCGTTCCGAATGAACTCATCGTTCCGCCTCATATCAAACCCCTTCCCCGTATCCCGCACTTCCACTTTCAGCATCGCCTCCTCATGCTTTATTAACACACTCGCCTCTTTGACCCCCGAGTGTTTCCGTATGTTATTCAAAGCCTCCTGCACAATACGATAAACAAGGAGTTCGTTTTCCTTCCGGATTTCCGGAAGTCGTTCGGGAACGACGAGGCGGATACGGATACCGTGCACGGCTTCACTGTCGCCCGCGAGTTCACGAAGCGCGGGGACAAGACCGAGGTAATCGAGTGTCGGCGGTCTGAGAAATTGAATAAACCGACGCATCCTCACAATCATTTCATCGATTCTTTCACGCATCGATTGCTGTAACCGCTTCCATTTGGCACCGGCGGGTACGCCGCCTTTAATACCCGAATCGAGCTGCCTGCTTATGACAATGAGATCCTGTATCGTGTCGTCATGCAATTCCCGGGCGATACGTTTACGTTCCTCTTCATGGGCGCGGCTTATTTTATCAGTATAAAACCTGAGTTTCTCCTCCATTCTTTTTTGTTGATGCAGTTGCCTGCGCCTTGATTCAAGCCAGAGATTAATGAGTGTACCTGTCACCCCGACCATGCATGTTTCAAAAAAAGCGTCTTTCGGGAATTGCGAAAAAAGGAAGACCCGCGGAAACATCAGCGAGAGGGCGGCAAGGAGACAGGCCACCCCTCCTTTTCCACCCCCTATATAGGCCGCCAATGTGATGGGGAGGAGAAAGATGATTCGTTCGACTGCATGACGTTGAAGCCCGAACAAGGAGTTCATCCCGGAAACATCCGGAAAAGGAAGCAGCTGCGGGTAATGAAGTATCGCGGAAAGCATCAATAATCCGGTGACAATCCAGAAACCGGGTGAGGATAACAGAATAAGAAAGCGATGGGGTTTCTCAGCCCGGCGTATACTCTTTTTCATCCAGCGTTACCCATTTTTTTCGCAGACAGATCATGATCGCCTCGACTCTCGTACTCACATTCAGTTTGACGAATATATTTCGCCAATGTGTCTGCACGGTTCTTTCCGAAATCCTCAAACGATCCGCGATTTCCTTGTTAACGAATCCCTCGATACCCAGCCTGACGATCTCGAGTTCACGACGTGAAATCACATTCCTTTTTGGGAGTTGTTTTTCTTCTTCCCGGCTTTGAAGGCGTCCGATGACCTTTCTGGTAATACTGGGATGAAGAACGGAATCACCATGATACACGGCGCGTATCGAGCGGATCAATTCGTCTCCCTCGATATTCTTCAGAAGATATCCCGCGGCCTTCGCAGCGAGGCAGGCGAAAATAAACTCGTCATTATCATAGGCGGTCAGGATAATAATGTTGACGGCCGGATTCGATTTTTTGATCTTTTTCGTCGCCTCGATACCATTAATTCCCGGCATCGCAATGTCCATCAGAATAATATCGGGTTCGAATGCTCCCGCCAATTCGAGCGCCTCTTCGCCGCTCGAAGCTTCACCGACGACCTCGATATCACGGTGACTCCTTAAAAGTTCTCGAAATCCCTGCCGTACGACGATATGATCGTCTGCAATCAGCACCCTGATTTTGTCCATAACCTCTTGTCTCCGAAAATCGTTTTACAATGAAACCGGGAAGCCATGATTATATCATATATAGTCGGAATTGGTTAACTATTTTTCAGGGTTCCCGGCTTCCTTATCAATACATTAATTATAAGGGCACCTCTAAAAACTATCTTTTTATGCTGTATATATGTCATGTCACCTATAGAAAATAGTATAGAAACACAGCCGATTATTATAATTCTCTATATAAATACAAAGATAGTTTTCCCTTTAGGTGCCCTTGTGGGCTTAGGGAAATATTTTGTGGTTCTAAAAACCTGCAAAGCAAGTTTTTAGAAGTGCCCATAAAATAATGACGACATATAGTTGGCAAAAATCCACCTTCAAAGGATGCTCTCCGAATGTCGGCGGCATTTTTATTAATGGCTTGAACAGATATAACATACCCGCTATAGTTCGCGTATGGCAAACAAGCTGCGGGAAAAACTTTTCCCTTACCTCATAACACTCCTTGTAGTCATATTCGATCAGGTGACAAAAACAGCCGTGTCAGCTGACCTTCATATCCATGAAACCGGGTTTACACTCTTCAACGGGTTCATCAGGATCGTCCATGAAAAAAATCTCGGTGTCGCATTCAGCCTCGGTGCCCATTTCCCGGCCGCCCTCCGATACCTCCTGTTTGTCGTATTCCCTCTTTTCGTTCTCGGTTATGTCGTGTTTTATTCCTTTAAGGCCGATAATTTTTCGCGTTTTCAGCGTTTCGTCATAGCGGGTATCACGGGCGGCGGACTCGGAAATATTATCGACAGGATATTCAGGCCGGACGGGGTGATCGATTTCATCAGCCTTAAAATGTACGGACTCTTTCATATATCCCATTTCCCGACCTTCAATATCGCGGATTTTGCCCTCGCTAGTTGTACGCTCATGCTCCTCCTCTCCCTCCTCTTCGGAATATACCGGATAAAAAAAGAAAGGACCAGGAAAATTGTCAACGGATACAACAACTGAAAAACTCGGTCGTCTGGATCTTTACGGCGACCTTCGAGCGACGCTGCTTCCACTCTGCCGTCTTTCATACGGAGAAATATGGGAAGACAGCGAGAGGGGACACCGTGTCGGTGTTATCGACGGGACAAAAAAAGAAGACGTCCTCCGCCTCATTGACGGTCAAACATCCTCATGTCTTATCTGCGATCCCCCCTACAACGTCGGGGTGGGGAAAGCGAAAACGGACAGCCTTTTCAAAATATCTCCCGAAACGTATATCGCCTTTTCGAGAAAATGGATTGAAAACATTCTGTTATGCACTAAAGACTCGGCCCACTTCTACATATGGACGGGACTCGATGTCAACGACAATTTTCAGCCCCTTCCGGAACTGCTATTGTTGTTGAGGGAATTCACTCAATTGAGGCCGAGAAATTTTATCACCCTCAGAAACCAGCGCGGTTACGGAACACAGCGCAACTGGATGTGGGTAAGGCAGGAACTTCTGCATTATATCAAAGGCGATCCCGCATTTAATGTCTGCTATACCGATATTCCCAAAGTCCTCAAAGGGTATTATAAGGTCGTGGGAGGAAAAAGAACGGAAAATTTGGAACGGAGCAAGGCAAACACAATCAGGCCGGGAAATGTGTGGATTGACATTCAGCAGGTATTCTACAGAATGGAGGAAAATGTCGCGGGCTGTTACGCACAGAAACCGCTTGAAGCGATCGAACGGATCATGCTTTCTTCAAGCGTAGAATGCGATGCCGTTATCGATCTTTTTGCCCATTCGGGGACAACACTTATCGCGGGAGAACGGAACCGCAGGCGTGTCTTTACTGCCGATATCGATCCGGTTTTCGCAGAAATAACAATTCGACGGCTTGAAAACCTGCGTTCCACGGGAAAGACAGGCTGGCAATGGCGTAATCCTTTTCCCGAAATCGGGAATCCGGATGACGATGAGAAAACCGCCGATAATGAAAACGGGGCGGATGGAAAAAAACCTATGTTCCGGCAACAGGATCTCTTTCAGCCCTGATATGATGAAAGTATGAGAATTACAGGCGGAATATATAAAGGAAGAAAAATCATCTGCCCGCCGGGCGTCATCCGGCCGGCCATGGACCGGATGAGGGAATCCCTCTTCGCGATTCTGGGAGACCTCGACGGACTAACGTTTCTCGATCTTTTTTCCGGTTCGGGCGTTGTCGGCATCGAGGCCGTTTCACGCGGCGCCAAGAAGGTCGTTATGGTCGAGAAAGATTACAGGAAACGGGGGACATTATATAAAAACTGTTCGTTCGTCGAGTCGGGCGTCGAGATTCGCATAACGGACGTATACCGGTTTATCGGAAAAACCGCGGCTTCTTTCGATGTCATCTTCATCGATCCGCCGTTCGCTTTTCAGGGCAAGCCCGGGATACTGAAACTCATCGACGAGCGCGGCCTTCTTTCAGGGGACGGAAGACTCGTTATCCATGTTCCAAAACAGGAAGAAACACCGTATTCCGTCGGAAGACTCGTGTGCCATGACCGCCGGTTCTACGGGGGATCGGCCCTCTTTTTTTTCAGTGCCGAGACCTGATCCGTCATTCAACGCACAGGGATAACTATTATTTTCATCTCATATATTCGTTATAAAGGACTCAGGACCGTTTGTGAGAAATCCGCCCAAACCCGGCATCAGGACAAAAGCATGTATAACGAATATGTATATTCGGCGGCTATAGAGGTTAAACGAGCCCCAATTTTTTAATTTCGTCGATGATATCGTCTTCGCCGAACGGTTTTACCAGATACGCCACGGCTCTGCCTTTATAATAGGCGTTGAATACATTTTCCGGATCCTTCAATATCGTCGTCATAATGACCTTGACCGCTTTTTTTTCACCGATGTTCTTTTCCTTTTCGATCTTCCTTATTTTGTCGAGAACCTCATGGCCGTCCATTCCCGGCATCTTGATATCGAGACAGATCAATTGATACGGCGCATTGTCCTCCCACGCACGCGATAAGGCTTCAAGCG contains:
- a CDS encoding sensor histidine kinase, whose product is MKKSIRRAEKPHRFLILLSSPGFWIVTGLLMLSAILHYPQLLPFPDVSGMNSLFGLQRHAVERIIFLLPITLAAYIGGGKGGVACLLAALSLMFPRVFLFSQFPKDAFFETCMVGVTGTLINLWLESRRRQLHQQKRMEEKLRFYTDKISRAHEEERKRIARELHDDTIQDLIVISRQLDSGIKGGVPAGAKWKRLQQSMRERIDEMIVRMRRFIQFLRPPTLDYLGLVPALRELAGDSEAVHGIRIRLVVPERLPEIRKENELLVYRIVQEALNNIRKHSGVKEASVLIKHEEAMLKVEVRDTGKGFDMRRNDEFIRNGKVGIMGMEERAHLLQGTLSIVSEKGGGTAVRLEVPC
- a CDS encoding site-specific DNA-methyltransferase, with translation MSTDTTTEKLGRLDLYGDLRATLLPLCRLSYGEIWEDSERGHRVGVIDGTKKEDVLRLIDGQTSSCLICDPPYNVGVGKAKTDSLFKISPETYIAFSRKWIENILLCTKDSAHFYIWTGLDVNDNFQPLPELLLLLREFTQLRPRNFITLRNQRGYGTQRNWMWVRQELLHYIKGDPAFNVCYTDIPKVLKGYYKVVGGKRTENLERSKANTIRPGNVWIDIQQVFYRMEENVAGCYAQKPLEAIERIMLSSSVECDAVIDLFAHSGTTLIAGERNRRRVFTADIDPVFAEITIRRLENLRSTGKTGWQWRNPFPEIGNPDDDEKTADNENGADGKKPMFRQQDLFQP
- a CDS encoding response regulator transcription factor, with protein sequence MDKIRVLIADDHIVVRQGFRELLRSHRDIEVVGEASSGEEALELAGAFEPDIILMDIAMPGINGIEATKKIKKSNPAVNIIILTAYDNDEFIFACLAAKAAGYLLKNIEGDELIRSIRAVYHGDSVLHPSITRKVIGRLQSREEEKQLPKRNVISRRELEIVRLGIEGFVNKEIADRLRISERTVQTHWRNIFVKLNVSTRVEAIMICLRKKWVTLDEKEYTPG
- a CDS encoding signal peptidase II, with the protein product MANKLREKLFPYLITLLVVIFDQVTKTAVSADLHIHETGFTLFNGFIRIVHEKNLGVAFSLGAHFPAALRYLLFVVFPLFVLGYVVFYSFKADNFSRFQRFVIAGITGGGLGNIIDRIFRPDGVIDFISLKMYGLFHISHFPTFNIADFALASCTLMLLLSLLFGIYRIKKERTRKIVNGYNN
- the rsmD gene encoding 16S rRNA (guanine(966)-N(2))-methyltransferase RsmD, producing MRITGGIYKGRKIICPPGVIRPAMDRMRESLFAILGDLDGLTFLDLFSGSGVVGIEAVSRGAKKVVMVEKDYRKRGTLYKNCSFVESGVEIRITDVYRFIGKTAASFDVIFIDPPFAFQGKPGILKLIDERGLLSGDGRLVIHVPKQEETPYSVGRLVCHDRRFYGGSALFFFSAET
- a CDS encoding response regulator, encoding MKILIVEDDFISRKLMIKYLTPYGEVDIAVDGEEALEALSRAWEDNAPYQLICLDIKMPGMDGHEVLDKIRKIEKEKNIGEKKAVKVIMTTILKDPENVFNAYYKGRAVAYLVKPFGEDDIIDEIKKLGLV